The proteins below come from a single Drosophila busckii strain San Diego stock center, stock number 13000-0081.31 chromosome X, ASM1175060v1, whole genome shotgun sequence genomic window:
- the LOC108606650 gene encoding uncharacterized protein LOC108606650 yields the protein MLKHASNASSATAAANSSNTTNSSSNNSSSNNNNANNGSTPSVAATTTTTTTSPVPTIAAGASPTPATAAAAAAAAAAAAVASTARNIHLRPPQPLNISALSASTRAGGNVSTLLNIVTPPMKPLTPLTPNGNCHSNGNSLHHHTYTNQHMLASSSSSNINSQQQHHHQPTSHQLQQQQQLHNNNNNNSHMHNNNNVHNYSHCNNLAINPNSMLQASVKPTKHGPGPREVLTSLGLLCLVSLLLALLSLIFLLKISPNSREDALTRSISSEDFIIVYDVTLALCALSLSLNLCCLLVCAIQFLFAVKLLRSPMFDGRDNKYLEKSSASRTCAVSGFFISIPVFLTGIILYTFNHFHSTPAIITSVLIGVGIVFCGGAMVHNVFVWQKEKTISYRSPAVPLNMSLLSAASPLPPPPPPPPVQFISGPGYATAHNQSLLPVQLYAQQSQGHNMLPHHPTSVTPVSPNHSHGSFNPLLCAAASVGTNNNMSSAAINSSFLVRPATATPPTPKPIGLTANGNCLLGREASGSISPGIPPTLDMSNITNISLHELSTLV from the exons ATGCTGAAACACGCCTCGAATGCGAGCagtgccactgctgctgccaacagcagcaacaccaccaatagcagtagcaacaacagcagcagcaacaataataatgccAACAACGGCAGCACACCctctgttgcagcaacaacaactacaaccacCACCAGTCCAGTGCCAACCATTGCAGCAGGCGCTTCACCAACACccgctacagcagcagcagcagcggcggcggctgcggcagcagctgttgccagcaCAGCACGCAATATACACCTGCGACCACCACAGCCGCTTAACATATCCGCACTGAGCGCGTCCACGCGTGCCGGTGGCAATGTCTCTACGTTGCTCAACATTGTGACGCCGCCAATGAAGCCACTCACGCCACTGACGCCCAATGGCAATTGCCATTCCAATGGCAACAGCCTGCATCATCATACGTACACCAATCAGCATAtgctggccagcagcagtagcagcaatatcaatagccagcaacagcatcatCACCAACCGACATcgcatcagctgcagcagcagcagcaacttcacaacaacaacaacaacaacagtcatatgcacaacaataataatgtgcACAATTATAGCCACTGCAATAATTTGGCAATTAATCCAAATTCCATGCTGCAGGCAAGTGTTAAGCCCACTAAGCACGGGCCCGGACCACGCGAGGTGCTCACCAGTCTGGGTTTGCTCTGTCTAG TGTCtctgctgttggcgctgctcTCGCTGATCTTTCTGCTAAAGATCTCGCCCAACAGCCGCGAGGATGCGCTTACCCGCAGCATAAGTAGCGaagattttattattgtgtACGATGTGACGCTGGCGCTTTGCGCCTTGTCGCTCTCGCTTAATctctgctgcttgctggtCTGCGCCATACAATTTCTGTTtgctgttaagctgctgcgctCGCCCATGTTCGATGGACGGGACAATAAGTATCTGGAGAAGTCAAGTGCGAGTCGCACGTGCGCTGTAAGCGGCTTCTTTATCTCCATACCCGTCTTTCTCACCGGTATCATACTCTACACGTTCAATCATTTTCACTCCACGCCGGCGATCATAACCAGCGTGCTTATTGGCGTGGGCATTGTATTCTGCGGCGGCGCCATGGTGCACAATGTTTTTGTGTGGCAAAAGGAGAAGACCATAAGCTATCGCAGTCCGGCGGTGCCACTCAATATGTCGTTGCTGTCTGCGGCAAGtccactgccgccgccgccaccgccgccgccagtgcAGTTCATTAGTGGTCCTGGCTATGCCACAGCGCACAACCAATCGCTGCTGCCTGTCCAGCTGTATGCGCAACAGAGTCAGGGCCATAATATGCTGCCGCATCATCCCACGTCGGTGACGCCCGTATCACCTAATCACTCGCATGGCAGCTTCAATCCGCTACTCTGCGCGGCCGCCTCCGTCGGCACCAACAATAACATGTCCAGTGCAGCCATCAATTCGTCATTTCTAGTGCGGCCGGCAACGGCCACACCGCCCACACCAAAACCCATTGGCCTGACTGCCAACGGCAACTGTTTGCTGGGCCGCGAAGCCAGTGGCTCCATAAGTCCGGGCATACCGCCAACGCTGGACATGAGCAACATCACCAACATATCGCTGCATGAGCTATCGACGCTAGTGTAG
- the LOC108606649 gene encoding protein ELYS homolog has translation MEWYEIGVESSRICRFPERNIRGYEELQQPQQQPSNERNSTAEPLGGIINNGQWGWLARGKTLYICKLSTSQRLGEYIFLQDLDSKNNSNSAQAHISCVVELFPQRSPYDNDKLLLAVCLEGDNETQLAIYTPRNSQVLRYIQLSSADVRVRCMAFLDAQLYERSLLQHYDGCLALGTHTGELLLLDLQVQQVWDTRCRNFIQLDSKQRRAQVERMKARSNLGPQNFKMQLEQCRDQHVHLALELTLPQRKQDTIVSLLPLDLITGFAAGLSSGQILVYSLTNFQLITELRLPGREPPAAVERLCLLLPTNDPKPCFFICALYKRVDCLQATLHALYYKHADDGERVHFSDFQIAAMRFSLVLDSNRSRIIGCAAVMNNDHNLATISWYSEAEQQNKLVLFDMNQWYKDKMPTAVLDSETPAYLCGFSLRDSPREQGLALQLHKPPIRQFITRQEHDEHFYPRSLTFDCALLTSQDCSFYQHVGVQRRFLNELQTNYAKMFLQPDLYVTKMVELRLLPQFCELYDNQVINQTNMYELILSLALEQQHERLLHDCAQYCLDGRFFCNMLNNAGFSLSTLLNWLVQRAEDIKARCAEMCQDVWEIGGYTPEDRDIKEFLHLTNQLKLMLELQQRLLQLGKGKLPAELQEKLQEIGCSLSILYEYQRVFYFLLDRALVPELNTTRLQQLRHDYDSRRQEQEQEHQPRRELFIDVLLRETNLQLECYPPKSLRKLLHVMLLPQPELSDKQQLVLYMLLDLNQALWQDFARAFGLPTSLSQCVQCFWYLDRGEYTEAVNQSKSCKFNDWQIKLLVETLLSQGAQKEAMRLLDLPTQLHFQVLLANDSIPEAFRFARVNDEASESSLLESFFKHCIQNNKFRVLANLCLNESEEQLLFRMLRGCASAHTDSVQLILLLMRYKYIDAVTFMNEVAEERQNMDGSDETILSAYRTTMAPLTQSIAGTYFRVRDQLEGEQLSNPSPVPLSSQLARESANGQVPNIFQSSALSAHWATNPMLASDSSTSLNSRNMPFLRNPLPSSVDAPPRSRVVHPMRYQAVEKRLLSLDEQQQQLQPQPKRPRLLLGEQMEEAVQGLVQRTRELKKEEQLKEQLPSSAQIAALIQVPNAWLKEQAQTPPQAPPSPAPAPPPPHPILKHRSTLTRRLTGSRATTFSERVSQSRFVFNEPLILLPNPNTEREPSPMELGSDQEDQVIEVDDDDDDESDEIIVEIEQQPVICTPSPTPTPSPNADSQPPIDSAPVAPHNSSSDSDSVSDSEYLSPLASANVSLAEQQQQLQEQNPPIELEQVQQRLMAPPTGPQPRSSLQSSGFGSFATIQNTNTVSQQLSEREFVPPVCSSKMCEVTSSQQQFSSASSSIRISERTTISGEMERSDSTWQSMRLPTLTRMPNPERISDRSTICGESSDSFWQSMRMPTLTRMPTLIPRPGYIPPQHQLLDTTLGMSSYDVTALSPPAETQQEQEQEQEPEPEPEEELMEYIDLADDDEPEEVEVEELEEQEQEEDIGVEQSSSSSSEEANVPELTFGRTSPSYSLSSDLSDLPRPDVPVYSIVVESTNSITNSRSPTSHTPTSFLPSDTNVSQNSSPRARRTGEGSARSIYRANSLETVDDLDTTKGSMEEEEEDDCVIALDGTEVRGYVARSEPVAASSSAELFSFKSTKEPGGIVTTAQTPCPSFGATANSDSAVAEYTINLDSGDSTSRPSATPADIVLDTNQDSVETRLFVPEEVFSINEDSVETVPNVPESNEPQAHVEPELDVDIDVDVEGVDAGSNQSLKLAVSDGEEEEEQHQTEAQEQHDQEEEQQHSTEPQEEYGEEQHQTEQEEHEQEQQLLELEIERQMQTRRNTRAQSTDTHTNTAQSLPPVKTKRRRVCSESNTTERVDSPMVGMRRLRSVRLRKLTMDDHEDASLGTPPSSSATSSRRRLRSDSQASDDQPSTSAKTSSRRRGSRQADSPPGSGASNTGSGKQLPKRVTRAGSVPHMPASTPTKPIGTRARGLKTIEENVEATTLHSRLEEPEQLQPEESESAAGISKRSLRCRSEPTVVAMAPRRGVRSNSRNLEQQQPEHESTPERVTRALRSRRLASDAESAAAIDVAAAAAAVAAREAQIPPKKRGRPKK, from the exons ATGGAGTGGTATGAAATTGGAGTGGAGAGCAGCCGCATTTGCAGATTTCCCGAACGCAACATACGGGGCTATGAAGAGttgcaacagccgcagcagcagcccagcaaCGAGCGCAATTCAACTG CTGAGCCTTTGGGCGGTATTATCAACAATGGCCAATGGGGTTGGCTGGCGCGTGGGAAAACGCTGTATATCTGTAAGCTCAGCACAAGCCAGCGCCTGGGTGAATACATATTCCTGCAAGATCTtgacagcaaaaacaacagcaacagtgcaCAGGCTCACATAAGCTGCGTCGTGGAACTGTTTCCACAGCGTAGTCCATACGATAATGataagttgctgctggccgTTTGCCTTGAGGGCGATAATGAAACACAATTGGCCATATATACGCCCCGTAATAGCCAAGTCCTGCGATACATACAATTAAGCAGCGCTGATGTCAGGGTGCGCTGCATGGCTTTTCTAGACGCGCAGCTTTACGAGCGCAGTTTGTTGCAACACTACGATGGCTGCTTGGCACTGGGCACTCATACAGgggaactgctgctgttggattTGCAAGTGCAGCAAGTGTGGGACACACGCTGTCGCAATTTCATCCAATTGGACAGCAAGCAGCGACGTGCCCAAGTGGAACGCATGAAAGCGCGTTCGAATCTCGGTCCACAGAATTTCAAGATGCAATTGGAGCAATGCCGCGACCAACATGTGCACTTGGCCCTAGAGCTGACTCTGCCACAGCGCAAACAGGACACGATTGTCAGTTTGCTGCCGCTAGATCTCATCACAGGCTTTGCGGCGGGATTGTCCAGTGGTCAGATACTGGTATACAGCTTGACTAACTTCCAGTTAATCACCGAGCTACGTTTACCAGGGCGGgagccaccagcagcagtagaGCGTCTTTGTTTACTGCTCCCCACCAATGATCCCAAGCCATGCTTCTTCATATGCGCCTTGTACAAGCGCGTTGATTGCCTACAGGCCACGCTCCATGCATTATACTACAAGCACGCTGACGATGGCGAGCGTGTGCATTTCAGCGACTTTCAGATCGCTGCAATGCGTTTTAGCTTGGTGCTGGACAGTAACAGGAGTAGGATCATCGGCTGCGCTGCAGTGATGAACAATGATCATAACCTGGCCACGATTAGTTGGTACTCGGAAGCggagcaacaaaacaaactagTGTTGTTCGATATGAATCAATGGTACAAGGATAAAATGCCCACGGCGGTGCTTGATTCGGAAACTCCCGCCTATTTATGCGGCTTCTCGCTCCGCGATAGTCCGCGAGAGCAGGGACTTGCCTTGCAATTGCACAAGCCACCCATCAGGCAGTTTATTACGCGTCAAGAACACGATGAGCACTTTTATCCCAGATCCCTGACCTTTG ATTGTGCGCTTTTGACGTCGCAGGACTGTAGCTTCTATCAGCATGTGGGCGTCCAGCGTCGCTTCCTCAATGAGCTGCAAACGAATTATGCTAAAATGTTTCTGCAGCCGGATCTCTATGTGACAAAAATGGTGGAGCTGCGTCTGCTGCCGCAGTTCTGTGAGCTCTACGACAATCAAGTGATCAATCAG ACCAACATGTATGAGCTTATACTCTCCCTAgcattggagcagcagcatgagcgCTTGCTGCACGATTGCGCGCAGTACTGCTTGGACGGCAGATTCTTTTGCAACATGTTGAACAACGCTGGCTTCTCGCTGAGCACACTGCTCAATTGGCTCGTGCAACGAGCGGAGGATATTAAGGCACGCTGCGCAGAGATGTGTCAGGACGTGTGGGAAATCGGCGGCTATACGCCGGAGGATCGCGACATTAAAGAGTTTTTACATCTCACAAATCAGCTAAAACTtatgctggagctgcagcaacgGCTGTTGCAGCTGGGCAAGGGAAAGCTGCCAGCAGAGCTACAGGAGAAGCTGCAGGAAATAGGGTGCTCCCTAAGCATTCTATATGAATACCAGCGCGTGTTCTATTTTCTGCTGGACCGTGCTTTGGTGCCCGAGTTGAACACAACGCGATTGCAGCAACTTCGCCACGACTATGACTCGCGTCgtcaggagcaggagcaggagcatcAGCCACGACGGGAATTGTTTATTGATGTGCTGTTGCGCGAAACTAATTTACAACTGGAATGCTATCCACCGAAGTCGTTGCGAAAGCTGTTGCACGtcatgctgctgccacagccgGAGCTCAGCGACAAGCAACAGTTGGTGCTGTACATGCTGCTTGATCTAAATCAAGCGCTCTGGCAGGACTTTGCGCGCGCCTTTGGGCTGCCCACAAGTTTGTCCCAATGCGTGCAGTGCTTTTGGTACTTGGACCGTGGCGAGTATAcg GAAGCTGTTAACCAGAGCAAATCGTGCAAGTTTAACGACTGGCAAATCAAGCTGCTCGTGGAGACGCTGCTTAGCCAAGGCGCGCAAAAGGAAGCAATGCGTCTGCTGGATCTGCCCACCCAGCTGCACTTCCAGGTGCTGCTAGCCAACGACAGCATACCCGAGGCGTTTCGCTTTGCGCGGGTCAACGACGAGGCGTCGGAATCTTCGCTGCTCGAAAGCTTCTTTAAGCATTGCattcaaaacaacaaattccGGGTGCTGGCCAATCTCTGTCTGAACGAGTCtgaggagcagctgctgtttcGCATGCTGCGTGGTTGCGCCTCGGCCCACACGGATTCGGTGCAGCTTATATTGCTGCTGATGCGTTACAAGTACATTGATGCGGTGACCTTTATGAATGAAGTGGCGGAGGAGCGCCAGAATATGGATGGCAGCGATGAGACTATACTCTCGGCCTACCGCACCACCATGGCGCCTCTAACACAATCCATAGCAGGCACCTACTTTCGCGTACGCGACCAACTGGAAGGCGAGCAGCTGTCCAATCCCTCGCCAGTGCCATTGAGCAGTCAGCTTGCCAGGGAGAGCGCCAATGGTCAAGTGCCCAATATATTTCAAAGCTCCGCATTGAGTGCACACTGGGCAACGAATCCAATGCTTGCCAGCGATTCCAGCACATCGTTGAATAGCCGCAATATGCCCTTCCTGCGTAATCCATTGCCGTCTTCTGTGGACGCCCCTCCGCGAAGCCGCGTTGTGCATCCCATGCGCTACCAAGCGGTAGAGAAGCGTCTCCTCTCGCTGgatgagcagcaacagcagctacagccGCAACCCAAGCGTCCGCGTCTGCTGCTGGGCGAACAAATGGAGGAGGCCGTGCAGGGCTTGGTGCAGCGCACGCGTGAGTTGAAGAAGGAGGAACAACTGAAGGAGCAGCTGCCGAGCAGTGCACAAATTGCCGCTTTAATACAAGTGCCCAACGCCTGGCTGAAGGAGCAGGCGCAGACGCCGCCGCAGGCACCGCCgtcgccagcgccagcaccacCGCCACCGCATCCTATACTTAAGCATCGTTCAACGCTCACACGCAGGCTCACAGGCTCCAGGGCCACCACATTTTCGGAGCGTGTAAGTCAGAGCAGGTTTGTGTTCAACGAACCCCTAATTCTGCTACCTAATCCCAATACCGAGCGTGAGCCCAGTCCCATGGAGTTGGGAAGTGATCAGGAAGATCAGGTCATCGAGgtcgatgatgatgacgatgatgaatCCGATGAAATTATTGTTGAAATCGAACAACAGCCCGTTATTTGCACACCCAGTCCCACTCCGACTCCCAGTCCCAATGCCGATTCCCAGCCTCCCATTGACAGTGCACCAGTTGCTCCACACAACTCCTCCTCAGATTCGGACTCAGTATCTGACTCAGAGTACTTGTCGCCGCTGGCCTCCGCCAATGTCTCActggcagagcagcagcagcagctgcaggagcagAATCCCCCAATCGAATTGGAACAAGTGCAGCAACGTTTAATGGCTCCACCTACTGGACCGCAGCCACGAAGCTCGCTACAGAGCAGCGGCTTTGGCAGCTTCGCTACCATTCAAAATACCAACACAGTCTCCCAGCAGCTCAGCGAGCGTGAATTTGTACCACCAGTATGCTCCTCCAAGATGTGCGAAGTGaccagcagtcagcagcagtttagcagcgccagcagctccaTAAGAATTTCCGAACGCACCACCATCTCTGGAGAAATGGAGCGCAGCGATTCAACTTGGCAGTCCATGCGCTTGCCAACCTTGACACGCATGCCAAACCCAGAGCGGATTTCCGATCGCAGCACCATCTGTGGAGAGAGCAGCGATTCGTTTTGGCAGTCCATGCGCATGCCTACCCTGACACGTATGCCCACCTTGATACCCAGGCCAGGCTATATCCCACCGCAGCACCAGCTGCTGGATACAACACTGGGCATGTCTAGCTATGATGTGACTGCGCTGTCTCCTCCTGCAGAGACACAACaggagcaagagcaagagcaggaACCTGAGCCGGAGCCGGAAGAGGAACTCATGGAGTACATAGATCTGGCTGACGATGATGAGCCTGAGGAGGTGGAGGTTGAAGAACTGGAGGAGCAGGAACAGGAAGAGGATATTGGGGTCGAGCAAAGCTCGTCATCCAGCAGCGAAGAAGCCAACGTGCCGGAGTTAACCTTTGGACGCACCTCACCCAGCTATAGCCTCAGCAGCGACCTCTCCGATTTGCCACGCCCAGATGTGCCCGTCTACTCCATCGTAGTGGAGTCCACCAATTCCATAACGAACTCACGCTCACCCACCTCCCACACGCCCACCTCCTTTTTGCCCAGCGATACGAATGTCTCGCAAAACTCCAGTCCACGTGCACGGCGCACCGGCGAAGGCTCCGCGCGTTCGATCTACCGCGCCAACAGCCTAGAGACGGTGGATGATTTGGACACCACCAAGGGCTCCATGgaggaagaggaggaggatgaCTGCGTTATTGCTTTGGATGGCACCGAGGTGCGTGGATATGTGGCTCGTTCGGAGCCCgttgccgccagcagcagcgccgagCTCTTCTCCTTTAAGTCAACTAAGGAACCCGGTGGCATTGTGACCACTGCCCAAACGCCTTGTCCTTCTTTCGGGGCCACAGCCAACAGCGATTCTGCTGTAGCCGAATATACAATCAATCTAGATAGCGGTGATAGTACCAGTAGACCAAGCGCAACTCCAGCGGATATTGTGTTAGACACCAATCAAGATTCCGTGGAGACTCGGCTCTTCGTGCCGGAAGAGGTTTTTTCCATCAATGAAGATTCCGTGGAGACAGTGCCCAACGTCCCTGAGTCAAATGAGCCGCAGGCACATGTGGAACCAGAATTGGATGTGGATATCGATGTCGATGTCGAAGGTGTAGATGCTGGATCCAATCAAAGCTTGAAGCTGGCTGTATCCGATGgagaggaggaggaggagcaacATCAGACTGAGGCGCAAGAGCAGCATGACCAGgaagaggagcagcagcatagtACTGAGCCGCAAGAGGAGTACGGAGAGGAGCAACATCAGACTGAACAAGAGGAGCACGAACAGGAGCAGCAACTACTAGAGCTAGAGATAGAACGTCAAATGCAAACACGTCGCAATACGCGTGCCCAATCCACTGACACCCACACAAACACCGCACAGAGTCTCCCCCCAGTTAAGACAAAACGTCGCCGTGTATGCAGCGAAAGCAACACTACCGAGCGTGTGGATTCGCCTATGGTCGGAATGAGGCGTCTACGCAGCGTCAGATTGCGTAAGCTGACCATGGATGACCATGAAGACGCCAGCTTAGGCACTCCTCCATCGTCCTCTGCGACAAGCAGTCGACGTCGACTGCGCAGTGACAGCCAAGCTAGCGATGATCAGCCCTCAACATCCGCGAAGACGTCGTCACGTCGTCGCGGCTCGCGCCAAGCGGATTCTCCGCCGGGCAGTGGAGCCAGCAACACAGGCAGTGGAAAGCAGCTTCCCAAACGGGTGACGCGTGCGGGCTCCGTGCCGCATATGCCTGCTTCGACGCCTACCAAACCCATTGGCACACGCGCACGCGGACTAAAAACCATTGAAGAGAATGTAGAGGCTACCACGCTGCATAGTCGACTGGAAGAGCCAGAGCAGTTGCAGCCGGAGGAGAGCGAATCGGCAGCAGGCATATCGAAGCGCAGTCTACGCTGTCGCAGTGAGCCGACTGTAGTGGCCATGGCCCCTAGGCGTGGTGTTCGCTCGAATAGCAGGAACctggagcaacagcagccggaGCATGAATCAACACCGGAACGCGTGACTAGAGCACTCCGCAGCAGACGCCTAGCAAGCGATGCCGAGTCAGCTGCGGctattgatgttgctgctgctgctgccgctg ttgcaGCACGGGAGGCACAAATACCGCCAAAGAAACGTGGACGGCCCAAAAAATAA